The Pygocentrus nattereri isolate fPygNat1 chromosome 17, fPygNat1.pri, whole genome shotgun sequence genome window below encodes:
- the ppp1r14ab gene encoding protein phosphatase 1, regulatory (inhibitor) subunit 14Ab: MAANRVGRRHNSKVHSPNRGAGREAGLSVQKRQARVTVKYNRKELQRRLDVEKWIDAGLDELYAGREEHMPEEVNIDELLDLQSDEERTKRLQDILQTCNNNTEVFIKELVLKLHGLQKQEDLHNDGIEHAQLHIFPNRQSSPDTELH; this comes from the exons ATGGCAGCGAACCGGGTCGGGAGACGGCATAACAGCAAAGTGCACTCACCTAACAGAGGTGCTGGCCGGGAGGCCGGTCTGAGCGTGCAGAAGAGACAAGCCAGAGTGACCGTGAAATACAACAGAAAGGAGCTGCAGAGGCGCCTGGATGTGGAGAAGTGGATAGACGCGGGTCTAGACGAGCTCTATGCGGGAAGG gaaGAGCACATGCCGGAGGAGGTGAATATTGATGAGCTTCTGGACCTGCAGAGTGATGAGGAGAGGACGAAAAGGCTTCAG GACATCCTCCAAACCTGTAATAACAACACAGAA GTGTTTATAAAGGAACTGGTCCTGAAGCTTCATGGGCTGCAGAAACAGGAGGACCTCCACAATGACGGCATTGAGCACGCTCAGCTCCACATCTTCCCCAACCGCCAGAGCTCCCCCGACACTGAGTTACACTGA